ATAGATACTCCTAACCTCGTTAGATTCCTATGAAGCTCCATAGAGATTTCAGAGTCTTCGAGTGGAAGTATGCGAGGGAGCATCTCAACGATCGATACTTGGGCGCCGAAGCTTCTCAAGATAGTTGCAAATTCTACACCCATGGACCCTCCACCGATTATCACTACCTTACTAGGAACTCTCTGTAAAGCCAATGCTTCTTCATTGGTGATCACATTCTTACCATCGATTCCGGGTATCGGAGGCTTAAAAGGGCGAGAGCCCGTAGCGACGATTACATTCTTTGCCTTCAATACACACCTTTCGCCATTATCTTGTGATACCATTACTTCTTCTCTATCGATCAACGTACCCGTGCCCTTGAATACTCTAACCCTATTCGCCTCCATCATCAACTCTATACCCCTCCTCAATCTCTTTATGATCAGCTCTTTACTCTTCATGACCTCTTGAAGATCGAGCTTCACACCACTTATCTCTATTCCCATTCTTGCAGCCCTCTGTTTTAATGAAAGAATATCGACTACATTCAAGAGAAACTTCGTCGGTATGCAGCCTTCATTCAAACACACCCCACCGAGCGCCCTCCTTTCGACCAACGCCACACTCCCACCCAACCTTCCCGCCCTTACAGCCGCTGAATAACCAGCCGGCCCTCCACCGATTACGATAATATCAAAGACCTTAGAATCGATACCCATGATTTCCCTATCCTTTACTACACCTGAATTTATAAACTCATAGTTGATGAGCCTAATAGTTGATCATCTGGTTCATCCTTTCTATGAAGAGCGATGCAACCAATTTATATTCACTATTCACACAGATAGGTAAAAAGATTTAAGGATACGAATATGAGATATCTTTAGCTTGTAAAAGCTAAATGGTGCGGGGGTCGAATGCGGGGGTTAATGGTTAAATACCATCCCCAACCCGAGCCAGGTCAAAGCTTGAGCTGGGCGACAAGAGGGGGCAGAAGTAGCCTAGACTCAAGATCTGCTCGCTGAGGCGTTCGTGGGTTCAAATCCCACCCCCCGCACCACTAGGCACATTACGAGAATCTGGAGATACAGCCCAAGCCCACCTCTTTCGAACCTCAATGATTATTAGCTACATTGGCAATATCACCTTCAGAATTGACGAAGATCTATCTTGGCACATCGGGATGGTCGTATAAGGATTGGATAGGTGTCTTCTACCCTTCCGAAGAAGATGTAAGGCTATCTTATTACTCACAATTCTTCGACACCGTTGAAATAGACTCTACCTTTTATTCCTATCCATCGAAGGGTCTGGTCTATGGTTGGTCAAGGGCTACGAAGCAAGGCTTTATCTTCTCTGTAAAGTTACCAAAGTTAATTACCCATAAGAAGATGTTGAATCTTGATGAGAATGTAGAATCGGACCTATACCAGTTTTTGGATCTGATGAAGCCTTTACATATGGCTGGAAAGCTCGGCCCCATCTTGATTCAACTTCCACCCAAGTTTGAAAAGAATTCTGAGAAGTTAGAAGCCTTCTTACGCATACTCCCATCTGAGTTCAAATTCGCCTGTGAATTTCGCCATCGGTCCTGGTGGGTCGATGAGACGTGGAGGTTGCTTGAGGAGTACGGTGTTGCGAATGTTATCTTAGATGGTCCTCACCTCCCCTCTGACCCGATCGTTACGGCCGAATTCGCTTTTATAAGATGGCATGGTAGAGGGAAGAGGCCTTGGTACAACTATCGTTACAAAGTGGAGGAGCTGGGCCCTTGGGTCCCGAAGGTTAAAGGTTTGATCGATCGGGTGAAGGAAGTCTACGGTTATTTTAAT
The sequence above is drawn from the Nitrososphaerales archaeon genome and encodes:
- the lpdA gene encoding dihydrolipoyl dehydrogenase translates to MGIDSKVFDIIVIGGGPAGYSAAVRAGRLGGSVALVERRALGGVCLNEGCIPTKFLLNVVDILSLKQRAARMGIEISGVKLDLQEVMKSKELIIKRLRRGIELMMEANRVRVFKGTGTLIDREEVMVSQDNGERCVLKAKNVIVATGSRPFKPPIPGIDGKNVITNEEALALQRVPSKVVIIGGGSMGVEFATILRSFGAQVSIVEMLPRILPLEDSEISMELHRNLTRLGVSIYTNAKVVEIKDEGEEKVVRYTSNNTVGEVKGDLVLLASGRRPNVEGLGLEKLGVIFSKDGIVVNEHMETNVRGIYAAGDVVGKYLLAYTAFEEGIVAAENAMGNDVSIDYTAIPRCTFSRPEVGAVGLTEDEARRKGYDIAIGKFPFRACGRAVVEGEMEGFVKIITDRKDGRILGVHIIGHGATELIHEAVLALKMNATVAQLSSTYHAHPTFSEAIKEAALDTYGRAIHKV
- a CDS encoding DUF72 domain-containing protein, with the translated sequence MAISPSELTKIYLGTSGWSYKDWIGVFYPSEEDVRLSYYSQFFDTVEIDSTFYSYPSKGLVYGWSRATKQGFIFSVKLPKLITHKKMLNLDENVESDLYQFLDLMKPLHMAGKLGPILIQLPPKFEKNSEKLEAFLRILPSEFKFACEFRHRSWWVDETWRLLEEYGVANVILDGPHLPSDPIVTAEFAFIRWHGRGKRPWYNYRYKVEELGPWVPKVKGLIDRVKEVYGYFNNHFHGYAVANCLQMLEMLGKLSDRQIDLKKRVLDYLDRVAISLPITLNIESAGLKDLLLIFMNDSRLARIYEIDDREVSKLRIEDDVIEAKVRDYEVLIDLRSKRILHNCGDWEHRLVKKEFCKHIGKVMLILPEDKAIAVLRRIAVERDEWRFDLLD